Proteins found in one Aethina tumida isolate Nest 87 chromosome 1, icAetTumi1.1, whole genome shotgun sequence genomic segment:
- the LOC109596294 gene encoding cysteine protease ATG4D yields MNAQIVSSERSIFFPKLHSPSNSDSRLPDNGVDVEGKVKTRLLSVWNNVKYGMKLKTNFSKESPVWLLGKCYRRIESPSSDITELGTDVAAIQSDILNHEDEGLEGFKKDFISRLWLTYRREFPILNGSNYSSDCGWGCMLRSGQMLIAQGLVHHFLGRDWRWQPDLSTKAQNCAKNVTHRKIIKWFGDKPSLNSPLSIHTLVTLGEASGKKAGDWYGPGFVAHLFRQAFKQASNDNYEFDSIGVYVAQDCAVYIRDVLEECTLKNDKWKSLILLIPVRLGAEKFNSIYEPCLTTLFSLKQCIGIIGGRPKHSLYFVGYQDDKLIHLDPHYCQEVVDVWAPEFPLTSFHCRSPRKLHISKMDPSCCVGFYCATKEDFLNLIETVQPLVVPPNRSGSGNEYPMFIFCDGYSKDAQVTPKKLPPQDLEYSIDSNDSDMETEAFEIL; encoded by the exons ATGAACGCGCAAATAGTATCGTCCGAACGGTCGATTTTCTTTCCCAAACTTCACTCACCCTCGAACTCCGACAGTCGGCTGCCCGACAATGGGGTTGATGTCGAGGGAAAAGTTAAGACGCGTTTGTTGTCGGTGTGGAACAACGTCAAGTACG GTATGAAATTGAAGACCAACTTCTCGAAGGAATCTCCGGTTTGGCTGCTTGGTAAATGCTACAGGAGGATAGAAAGTCCTTCGTCTGATATTACGGAATTGGGGACTGATGTAGCTGCTATTCAAAGTGat ATATTGAATCACGAGGATGAGGGATTGGAGggctttaaaaaagattttattagtAGACTGTGGCTGACGTATCGTAGGGAGTTTCCCATATTGAATGGGTCGAATTACAGCAGCGACTGCGGATGGGGCTGCATGCTCAGGAGCGGGCAAATGCTCATTGCCCAAGGTCTAGTCCATCATTTTTTGGGCAGAG ATTGGAGATGGCAACCCGATTTGTCCACCAAAGCACAGAACTGTGCTAAAAACGTAAcacatagaaaaataataaaatggttcGGTGACAAACCGTCACTGAACAGTCCCTTGTCGATACACACGTTGGTGACGCTTGGTGAAGCGTCCGGCAAAAAAGCAGGTGACTGGTATGGACCTGGTTTTGTTGCACATTTATTTag acaagCTTTCAAACAGGCCTCAAATGATAACTACGAATTTGACTCAATTGGCGTGTATGTGGCTCAAGATTGCGCAG tatacaTAAGAGACGTATTGGAGGAGTGTAccttaaaaaatgacaaatggAAATCTCTCATTCTCTTAATTCCAGTCCGATTAGGGGCAGAaaagtttaattcaatttatgagCCATGTTTAACCAcactatttagtttaaaacaatGCATTGGTATAATAGGAGGCCGTCCAAAACATTCCTTGTACTTCGTAGGATACCaag ATGATAAACTGATCCATTTGGACCCACATTATTGCCAGGAGGTGGTGGATGTTTGGGCGCCAGAGTTTCCCCTGACAAGTTTTCACTGTAGGTCCCCCAGGAAGTTACACATAAGTAAAATGGATCCCTCTTGTTGTGTTGGGTTCTATTGCGCTACCAAAGaagactttttaaatttaattgagactGTACAACCG TTGGTTGTTCCCCCAAATAGATCTGGAAGTGGCAACGAGTATCCGATGTTTATCTTCTGCGATGGATACAGCAAAGATGCACAAGTAACACCTAAGAAATTACCACCTCAAGATCTTGAATATTCAATAGATAGTAATGACTCGGATATGGAAACTGAAGCTTTTgagattttgtaa
- the LOC109596293 gene encoding protein tipE produces the protein MSSSSSELLLDQQEELRKRKIKELAAAKKAKPVAGRSCREQALFYSTSLLAIIAMTAGSSLLFLVPLYVDPAISTLASNFVTEPVTCVTTRIEELTGLANCSWSSCREGCTSDAYHCTHIYVSYNDSKVEPYNTTDDAILLVNIKGCGYPPNVLCSNFTDTYGVEGTEFPCYHSRENRTVVLTHYERDEQVAIIIHYFAVPFVITLATSVALCVMHCDCRCHPTSHQKRSRRPRIQDLSDGSISIGVDLRHNSSYHSDLVAIRPM, from the exons ATGAGTAGCAGCAGTTCGGAACTGCTCCTGGACCAACAAGAGGAGTTAAGAAAACGCAAAATAAAG GAACTCGCTGCAGCTAAAAAGGCGAAACCGGTGGCTGGTAGATCATGTCGGGAACAAGCACTGTTCTATTCGACGAGTTTACTAGCTATAATCGCCATGACAGCCGGTTCATCACTACTATTTTTGGTACCTTTATATGTAGATCCAGCTATTTCAACATTGGCCTCAAACTTTGTGACTGAACCCGTTACTTGTGTTACTACCCGGATCGAGGAACTAACCGGACTGGCCAACTGCTCTTGGAGTTCCTGCAGGGAAGGATGCACAAGTGATGCCTACCATTGTACCCACATTTATGTCAGTTATAATGACAGCAAG GTGGAGCCGTACAATACGACAGACGACGCGATCCTCTTGGTAAACATAAAGGGATGTGGCTACCCACCAAACGTATTGTGTTCCAATTTCACCGATACATACGGCGTTGAGGGTACCGAGTTTCCGTGCTATCACTCACGCGAAAACCGCACGGTGGTCCTCACCCATTACGAAAGAGACGAACAAGTGGCCATCATCATACATTACTTCGCCGTACCGTTTGTTATAACGTTGGCGACGTCGGTGGCGTTGTGTGTTATGCATTGTGACTGCAGATGTCATCCCACATCACATCAGAAAAGATCGAGACGGCCTAGGATCCAGGATCTGAGCGATGGCTCTATAAGCATCGGGGTCGACCTTAGGCACAACTCGAGTTATCATTCCGATTTAGTGGCTATAAGACCTATGTAG